The Nitriliruptor alkaliphilus DSM 45188 genome includes a region encoding these proteins:
- a CDS encoding TIGR03943 family putative permease subunit, with amino-acid sequence MSREVQGAVLTVIGVVMVRLVLSGAHLSFVKSSLGLPLVASAVVLIVLGALSLLREQEDELALAGPGDRHDHGHGHDHARAPRIGLLVLVPILTLVLVAPQPLGAAAADRGGANRVATPSFALGPLPEPVDGAVTLSLGEAVLRALVEPDGPLLGTPVRLVGFVAADHEAPTGYRLSRFAIACCAADASVRQVLLVGTGELPDDTWVEAVAVFEGRVEGPAEGDSGAGVPVLRVIEERIVERPAAPYEY; translated from the coding sequence GTGAGCCGCGAGGTCCAGGGCGCCGTGCTGACGGTCATCGGCGTCGTCATGGTCCGTCTCGTGCTGTCGGGCGCCCACCTCTCCTTCGTCAAGTCCTCGCTCGGGCTGCCGCTGGTCGCGTCGGCCGTGGTACTGATCGTCCTCGGCGCGCTGTCGTTGCTCCGTGAGCAGGAGGACGAGCTGGCGCTGGCGGGCCCCGGGGACCGTCACGACCACGGGCACGGACACGACCACGCACGGGCACCGCGCATCGGCCTGCTCGTGCTCGTGCCGATCCTCACCCTGGTGCTCGTGGCCCCGCAGCCGCTCGGGGCCGCCGCGGCCGACCGAGGTGGCGCCAACCGCGTGGCCACCCCCTCGTTCGCCCTCGGTCCGCTGCCCGAGCCGGTCGACGGTGCCGTCACGCTGAGCCTCGGGGAGGCCGTCCTGCGTGCGCTCGTGGAACCCGACGGCCCGCTGCTCGGCACGCCCGTGCGGCTCGTCGGGTTCGTCGCTGCCGACCACGAGGCCCCCACCGGCTACCGGCTGTCGCGGTTCGCCATCGCGTGCTGCGCCGCCGACGCCAGCGTCCGGCAGGTCCTGCTCGTCGGCACCGGCGAGCTGCCGGACGACACCTGGGTCGAGGCGGTGGCGGTGTTCGAGGGGCGCGTCGAGGGCCCCGCGGAGGGCGACAGCGGCGCCGGTGTCCCCGTCCTGCGCGTCATCGAGGAGCGCATCGTGGAGCGGCCGGCAGCCCCCTACGAGTACTGA
- a CDS encoding N5-glutamine methyltransferase family protein has translation MPRPEVDPDVVRRVAARLEAAGVPNAGVDARLLVEHVVEVAGVTAGCGGALLDGLVARRAARVPLQQVIGRTWFRTLELTCAPGVFVPRPETEVVAGVAIDAARTADRDRPRVVDVGTGSGAIACAVAAEVPGVDVVATERDPLAVALAEVNAQRLRDGQAVAGGPARGATVTVLRGSLLDPVPPAWRGKVDVLVSNPPYLPAADRGTWAPEVGGHDPDAALVGGPDGHEVVDRLLQLAGAWLRPGGTVVVEIDDRRGRDATDAAREAGLAHVRLVADLTGRDRAVAAVRAR, from the coding sequence ATGCCACGTCCCGAGGTCGACCCGGACGTGGTCCGGCGCGTCGCGGCCCGGCTGGAGGCAGCCGGGGTCCCGAACGCCGGGGTGGACGCCCGACTGCTCGTCGAGCACGTCGTCGAGGTCGCCGGGGTCACCGCCGGCTGTGGCGGCGCGCTGCTGGACGGGTTGGTGGCGCGGCGTGCCGCGCGGGTACCCCTCCAGCAGGTCATCGGCCGCACCTGGTTCCGAACGCTGGAGCTCACCTGCGCGCCGGGGGTCTTCGTCCCGCGCCCGGAGACCGAGGTGGTGGCTGGTGTCGCCATCGACGCCGCCCGCACCGCCGACCGTGACCGCCCACGGGTGGTCGACGTCGGCACCGGATCGGGTGCCATCGCGTGCGCCGTCGCGGCGGAGGTCCCCGGTGTCGATGTCGTGGCCACCGAGCGCGACCCGCTGGCGGTCGCCCTCGCCGAGGTGAACGCGCAGCGCCTGCGCGACGGGCAGGCGGTGGCGGGCGGCCCTGCCCGCGGCGCGACGGTGACCGTGCTGCGCGGATCGCTCCTCGATCCCGTCCCGCCGGCCTGGCGCGGCAAGGTCGACGTGCTGGTCTCCAACCCGCCGTACCTCCCCGCGGCCGACCGGGGAACCTGGGCGCCCGAGGTCGGGGGGCACGACCCCGACGCCGCGCTCGTCGGCGGGCCGGACGGCCACGAGGTCGTCGATCGGCTGCTGCAGCTCGCGGGAGCCTGGCTGCGGCCCGGCGGCACGGTCGTGGTCGAGATCGACGACCGGCGGGGCCGTGACGCCACCGATGCTGCTCGCGAGGCCGGGCTCGCCCACGTGCGGCTGGTGGCGGACCTGACCGGTCGGGACCGGGCCGTCGCCGCGGTGCGGGCCAGGTAG
- the prfA gene encoding peptide chain release factor 1 translates to MFDQLDQLEDRFRDLETQLADPDVASDGARYTVLAKQHAELADVVATFRRWRQAGDDLGAAREMAADAEGEDRTAMRAEIDELTATRAALEEELKLLLVPKDPNDDRDVILEVRPAAGGDEAALFAGELLEMYRRYAQGQGWRTEILSRTEQGVGGVKEAVVEITGRSAYAHLKHESGVHRVQRVPATESQGRIHTSTASVAVLPVAEEVDVQVEASDLRVDVFRSSGPGGQSVNTTDSAVRITHLPTGLVVSCQDEKSQHQNRDKAMTILRARLLQAEQERAAKERADERKGQIGTGDRSEKIRTYNFPQSRVTDHRIGLTLHDLSGTLAGDLTPIVDAVRRAEREAKLAALDD, encoded by the coding sequence GTGTTCGACCAGCTCGATCAGCTCGAGGACCGCTTCCGGGACCTCGAGACCCAGCTCGCCGACCCCGACGTCGCCTCGGACGGGGCGCGCTACACCGTGCTCGCCAAGCAGCACGCCGAGCTCGCCGACGTCGTGGCCACCTTCCGCCGCTGGCGGCAGGCCGGTGACGACCTCGGCGCCGCGCGGGAGATGGCCGCCGACGCCGAGGGTGAGGACCGCACCGCGATGCGGGCCGAGATCGACGAACTGACCGCGACCCGGGCCGCCCTCGAGGAGGAGCTCAAGCTCCTGCTCGTGCCCAAGGACCCCAACGACGACCGCGACGTGATCCTCGAGGTCCGACCGGCCGCGGGCGGCGACGAGGCCGCCCTGTTCGCCGGCGAACTGCTGGAGATGTACCGCCGCTACGCGCAGGGCCAGGGGTGGCGCACCGAGATCCTGTCGCGCACCGAGCAGGGCGTGGGCGGCGTCAAGGAGGCCGTGGTCGAGATCACCGGCCGGAGCGCGTACGCCCACCTCAAGCACGAGTCCGGGGTCCACCGGGTCCAGCGCGTGCCCGCGACCGAGTCCCAAGGGCGGATCCACACCTCGACCGCGTCCGTCGCGGTCCTGCCCGTCGCCGAGGAGGTCGACGTCCAGGTCGAGGCATCCGACCTGCGCGTCGACGTGTTCCGCTCGTCGGGGCCGGGGGGGCAGAGCGTCAACACCACCGACTCGGCCGTGCGCATCACCCACCTGCCGACGGGCCTCGTCGTCAGCTGCCAGGACGAGAAGTCCCAGCACCAGAACCGCGACAAGGCCATGACCATCCTGCGTGCCCGGCTGCTGCAGGCGGAGCAGGAACGAGCGGCCAAGGAGCGGGCCGACGAGCGCAAGGGCCAGATCGGCACGGGGGACCGGTCGGAGAAGATCCGCACCTACAACTTCCCTCAGTCGCGCGTCACCGACCACCGCATCGGGCTGACCCTCCACGACCTGTCCGGCACGCTCGCTGGCGACCTGACCCCGATCGTCGATGCCGTCCGCCGGGCCGAGCGTGAGGCCAAGCTGGCCGCCCTGGACGACTGA
- a CDS encoding permease: MAQTVPPVLDRPPSRPDRGVPVAATAVVLAVLAASVLRPLFAPWLDVPSLQLWSTVFVALMIQATPFLLLGVVVSGALAALVPPAFIARVLPRNGALAVGAGACAGTLLPGCECGSVPISGRLVSRGAPPAAALAFMLAAPAINPIVLLSTAVAFPGQPEVVAARFLASLATAVVVGLIWLRRGDDEALVRALRRIHDRGDRLSTFVATTRHDFLLAGGYLVLGAAVAATAQTVVPPEVIDTVAGNVVLAVAVLTLLAIILSICSEADAFVVAGLPQFPMVARLAFLVVGPVVDIKLVAMQAGVFGKRFAVTFAPLALVVSLTAAVLVGWWLL; this comes from the coding sequence GTGGCGCAGACCGTCCCGCCGGTCCTCGACCGGCCGCCGTCCCGCCCCGACCGGGGCGTCCCCGTCGCGGCGACCGCCGTGGTGCTCGCCGTGCTCGCCGCATCCGTGCTGCGACCGTTGTTCGCGCCGTGGCTGGACGTCCCATCGCTCCAGCTGTGGTCCACCGTCTTCGTGGCCCTGATGATCCAGGCCACACCGTTCCTGCTGCTCGGGGTCGTGGTCAGCGGCGCCCTCGCCGCGCTCGTGCCGCCGGCCTTCATCGCTCGCGTCCTGCCGCGCAACGGTGCGCTGGCGGTGGGTGCCGGGGCCTGCGCTGGCACGTTGCTGCCCGGGTGCGAGTGCGGGTCGGTCCCTATCTCGGGGCGGCTGGTGTCGCGCGGAGCGCCGCCGGCCGCTGCGCTCGCCTTCATGCTCGCCGCCCCCGCGATCAACCCGATCGTCCTGCTGTCGACGGCCGTCGCCTTCCCCGGCCAGCCCGAGGTCGTCGCCGCACGGTTCCTCGCCTCCCTCGCGACGGCGGTGGTCGTCGGCCTCATCTGGCTGCGGCGCGGCGACGACGAGGCGCTGGTCCGCGCGCTACGGCGGATCCACGACCGCGGCGATCGGTTGAGCACCTTCGTCGCGACGACCCGGCACGACTTCCTGCTCGCCGGCGGCTACCTGGTGCTCGGAGCCGCCGTCGCGGCCACGGCCCAGACGGTCGTCCCACCCGAGGTGATCGACACCGTCGCGGGCAACGTGGTCCTGGCGGTCGCCGTCCTGACGCTGCTGGCGATCATCCTGTCGATCTGCTCGGAGGCGGACGCGTTCGTCGTCGCCGGCCTCCCGCAGTTCCCCATGGTGGCCCGGCTCGCGTTCCTGGTGGTCGGACCCGTGGTCGACATCAAGCTCGTGGCCATGCAGGCCGGGGTCTTCGGCAAACGGTTCGCCGTGACGTTCGCGCCACTGGCCCTGGTGGTCTCGCTCACCGCCGCAGTGCTCGTCGGGTGGTGGCTGCTGTGA
- a CDS encoding L-threonylcarbamoyladenylate synthase, producing the protein MAEILDVTGDDRDVAIGLAATALREALLVVMPTDTVYGVAADAFDPEATARIFAAKERARAHPLPVLVRSQKQLPALTPLVSDVLDRLVAAYWPGPLTIVVPAQPQLRWDLGRNDGTVAVRMPLDEVALDLIRAVGPLAVTSANRSGRTPAATARDAHDQLQDAVEVYLDDGPRDPALRSTIVDVTRSTPHVLREGVVPAAEVLAVATGELDPFAVPLPEERPPGTGGTETDLERGEGDSERGEGDSERGEGDSERGEG; encoded by the coding sequence GTGGCCGAGATCCTCGATGTGACCGGTGACGACCGCGATGTCGCCATCGGCCTGGCGGCGACCGCGCTGCGCGAGGCGTTGTTGGTGGTCATGCCCACCGACACCGTCTACGGCGTCGCAGCGGACGCGTTCGACCCCGAGGCCACCGCCCGGATCTTCGCGGCCAAGGAGCGGGCCCGGGCCCACCCACTGCCCGTCCTGGTGCGCTCCCAGAAGCAGCTGCCGGCGCTGACCCCCCTCGTCAGCGACGTCCTGGATCGCCTCGTCGCGGCCTACTGGCCCGGCCCGCTGACCATCGTCGTCCCCGCCCAGCCACAGCTGCGCTGGGACCTCGGCCGCAACGACGGCACCGTTGCGGTGCGGATGCCGCTCGACGAGGTCGCCCTGGACCTGATCCGGGCGGTCGGGCCGTTGGCGGTCACCTCGGCCAACCGCAGCGGGCGGACACCGGCGGCCACGGCACGGGACGCCCACGACCAGCTCCAGGACGCCGTGGAGGTGTACCTCGACGACGGGCCCCGGGACCCGGCCCTCCGCTCCACGATCGTGGACGTGACCCGCAGCACGCCGCACGTCCTGCGCGAAGGCGTCGTGCCCGCCGCAGAGGTGCTGGCCGTCGCGACCGGCGAGCTCGACCCCTTCGCGGTGCCGCTCCCCGAGGAGCGGCCGCCCGGGACCGGAGGCACCGAGACGGATCTCGAGCGCGGCGAGGGCGACTCGGAGCGCGGCGAGGGCGACTCGGAGCGTGGCGAGGGCGACTCGGAGCGTGGCGAGGGGTAG
- the atpB gene encoding F0F1 ATP synthase subunit A, producing MSLLLAAENGAFHVPTLEELFEFPAFLFEDSAYFAFNRTAMLYLLAAAIVSGLMLKAFRNPSIVPGRFQTAMEAVVELVRNNIVVEVMGPKGLRYVPLLTSFFLFIFVNNFFEIAPFINFPPTGRMAMPAFLAFVVWTTFILVGIKHQGLAYFKNAVVLPGVPFLLHFLLVPIEFISTFIVRPLTHAVRLFANMMAGHILLAVAFLATNAFLIDFHTITSPQFLPSGWTGLLFGPLTLAGSVALVLFELLVALLQAYIFTILAAVYIASSMEADH from the coding sequence GTGAGCCTGCTGCTCGCGGCAGAGAACGGGGCGTTCCACGTCCCGACGCTCGAGGAGCTGTTCGAGTTCCCGGCCTTCCTCTTCGAGGACTCCGCGTACTTCGCGTTCAACCGCACGGCGATGCTGTACCTGCTCGCCGCCGCGATCGTGAGCGGGCTGATGCTGAAGGCCTTCCGGAACCCGTCGATCGTGCCGGGCCGGTTCCAGACGGCGATGGAGGCGGTGGTCGAGCTCGTCCGCAACAACATCGTGGTCGAGGTCATGGGGCCCAAGGGGCTGCGCTACGTGCCCCTGCTGACCAGCTTCTTCCTGTTCATCTTCGTGAACAACTTCTTCGAGATCGCCCCCTTCATCAACTTCCCGCCGACGGGGCGCATGGCGATGCCGGCGTTCCTGGCCTTCGTGGTGTGGACGACCTTCATCCTCGTCGGCATCAAGCACCAGGGCCTGGCCTACTTCAAGAACGCGGTCGTGCTGCCCGGTGTCCCGTTCCTGCTGCACTTCCTGCTGGTGCCGATCGAGTTCATCTCGACCTTCATCGTCCGGCCCTTGACCCACGCGGTCCGGCTCTTCGCCAACATGATGGCGGGACACATCCTGCTGGCGGTGGCGTTCCTGGCCACCAACGCCTTCCTGATCGACTTCCACACCATCACCAGCCCCCAGTTCCTGCCGAGCGGCTGGACCGGTCTGCTCTTCGGTCCGCTCACGCTGGCGGGCTCGGTCGCCCTGGTGCTCTTCGAGCTGCTGGTGGCGCTGCTGCAGGCCTACATCTTCACCATCCTGGCCGCCGTCTACATCGCCAGTTCCATGGAAGCGGACCACTGA
- the atpH gene encoding ATP synthase F1 subunit delta, with product MTTDRTHHYAQAVVALAEAEGALGAVEDELLAVARAVDGNDELRRKLTDQHLPVGQRLTFAESAALAAAHPATRAALAMLIAAERVGDISAIADVVAAEGAARRDAEVAEVYVAAPVDDAKREALKAALERATGKRLDLKVFVDPSVIGGVRAKIGDIVIDGSLAQRLDELRTRVAR from the coding sequence ATGACGACCGATCGCACGCACCACTACGCGCAGGCCGTGGTGGCGTTGGCTGAGGCGGAGGGCGCCCTCGGTGCCGTCGAGGACGAACTGCTCGCCGTCGCGCGTGCCGTCGACGGCAACGATGAGCTCCGCCGCAAGCTGACCGACCAGCACCTGCCGGTGGGGCAGCGGCTGACCTTCGCCGAGTCGGCGGCCCTGGCCGCTGCCCACCCTGCGACCCGAGCCGCGCTCGCGATGCTCATCGCCGCCGAGCGCGTCGGTGACATCTCCGCCATCGCGGACGTCGTCGCCGCCGAAGGTGCGGCGCGTCGTGACGCCGAGGTCGCCGAGGTCTACGTCGCGGCCCCGGTCGACGATGCCAAGCGCGAGGCGCTGAAGGCGGCGCTCGAACGCGCCACCGGCAAGCGCCTCGACCTGAAGGTCTTCGTCGACCCGTCGGTCATCGGTGGTGTCCGCGCCAAGATCGGCGACATCGTCATCGACGGGTCGCTGGCCCAGCGCCTCGACGAACTGCGCACCCGGGTCGCCCGCTGA
- the atpF gene encoding F0F1 ATP synthase subunit B, which produces MNLFIAAEPDGAFGVVLPAAAELVWGAVAFAIVFFMLSKLAFPKLGQLLDDRTAAIQGKMEEADRKLDEAQASKAEFDAGIADARGEANRIVEDAKQTAESLRRDIVAKAEDEAAALLQKARADVTAERERLLQELRSQVGVLSVELASRIVERELDASTHQSLVDEYIQNLSRTN; this is translated from the coding sequence ATGAACCTCTTCATCGCCGCCGAACCCGACGGCGCCTTCGGTGTCGTCCTCCCGGCCGCCGCTGAGCTCGTCTGGGGTGCGGTCGCCTTCGCGATCGTCTTCTTCATGCTGTCGAAGCTGGCGTTCCCGAAGCTCGGCCAGCTGCTCGACGACCGCACCGCGGCCATCCAGGGCAAGATGGAGGAGGCCGACCGCAAGCTCGATGAGGCGCAAGCGTCCAAGGCGGAGTTCGACGCCGGCATCGCCGACGCACGTGGCGAGGCCAACCGCATCGTCGAGGACGCCAAGCAGACCGCCGAGTCCCTGCGTCGCGACATCGTCGCGAAGGCCGAGGACGAGGCGGCCGCGCTGCTGCAGAAGGCACGCGCGGACGTGACGGCCGAGCGCGAGCGGCTCCTGCAGGAGCTGCGCTCGCAGGTCGGCGTGCTCTCGGTCGAGCTGGCGTCGCGGATCGTCGAGCGTGAGCTCGACGCCTCCACGCACCAGTCCCTGGTCGACGAGTACATCCAGAACCTGTCGCGCACCAACTGA
- a CDS encoding AtpZ/AtpI family protein codes for MDERDRRFRRESLEDLDRGWAISAELLTATAVWGGIGWLLDRWLGSTPWLFAIGLLLGFGLGTYIVFKRFEVVAAAEDAKRPRL; via the coding sequence ATGGACGAACGTGACCGGCGGTTCCGCCGCGAGTCGCTCGAGGATCTGGACCGTGGCTGGGCCATATCCGCCGAGCTCCTGACCGCTACCGCGGTCTGGGGTGGCATCGGGTGGCTCCTGGACCGCTGGCTCGGCTCGACGCCGTGGCTGTTCGCGATCGGCCTCCTGCTCGGTTTCGGGCTCGGGACCTACATCGTCTTCAAGCGCTTCGAGGTAGTAGCTGCGGCGGAGGATGCCAAACGCCCCCGGCTCTGA
- the glyA gene encoding serine hydroxymethyltransferase, which produces MSDPTRQPAGTYWGPDFAALEQLDPEVARGLLTELDRQRSKLQLIASENFASPAVLAAQGSVLTNKYAEGYPGKRYYGGCEEAVDPLEQLAIDRAKQLFGADHANVQPHSGASANIAAYFATVAPGDKVLAMSLPHGGHLTHGMKLNFSGRWFDVASYGVRQDTEVIDMDEVRDLAVEHRPKLIIAGWSAYPRQLDFEAFRSIADEVGATLMCDAAHFIGLVAGGVHPSPVPWCDIVTFTTHKTLRGPRGAIILAKEHLAKAIDKAVFPGTQGGPLEHVIAAKAVALKEAMDPSFKEYSQRILDDARALAGGLAERGYRVTSGGTDTHLFLADVTGKGLTGAEAEARADAAGIVLNKNAIPFDQNPPAIASGIRAGTATVATQGMGPGELAAVAGLIDRAFTGSDDDRAAVRGEIGDLVARFPVYPEPDA; this is translated from the coding sequence TTGTCCGATCCCACGCGCCAGCCTGCCGGCACCTACTGGGGCCCCGATTTCGCCGCCCTCGAGCAGCTCGACCCCGAGGTGGCCCGCGGGCTGCTCACCGAGCTCGATCGGCAGCGCAGCAAGCTCCAGCTGATCGCCAGCGAGAACTTCGCCTCCCCGGCGGTGCTCGCGGCCCAGGGGTCGGTGCTGACCAACAAGTACGCCGAGGGCTACCCCGGGAAGCGCTACTACGGCGGGTGCGAGGAGGCGGTCGACCCCCTCGAGCAGCTGGCCATCGACCGCGCCAAGCAGCTGTTCGGCGCCGACCACGCCAACGTGCAGCCCCACTCGGGCGCCAGCGCGAACATCGCCGCGTACTTCGCCACGGTCGCGCCGGGCGACAAGGTCCTGGCGATGTCGCTGCCTCACGGTGGGCACCTCACCCACGGCATGAAGCTCAACTTCTCGGGTCGCTGGTTCGACGTGGCTTCCTACGGTGTCCGCCAGGACACCGAGGTCATCGACATGGACGAGGTCCGTGACCTGGCCGTGGAGCACCGGCCGAAGCTGATCATCGCGGGCTGGTCGGCCTACCCCCGCCAGCTCGACTTCGAGGCCTTCCGGTCGATCGCCGACGAGGTCGGCGCGACGCTGATGTGCGACGCCGCGCACTTCATCGGCCTGGTGGCCGGTGGCGTGCACCCGAGCCCCGTGCCGTGGTGCGACATCGTCACCTTCACCACCCACAAGACCCTGCGTGGGCCCCGTGGCGCGATCATCCTCGCGAAGGAACACCTCGCCAAGGCGATCGACAAGGCCGTCTTCCCCGGCACCCAGGGGGGCCCGCTCGAGCACGTGATCGCGGCCAAGGCGGTCGCCCTCAAGGAGGCGATGGACCCCTCCTTCAAGGAGTACAGCCAGCGCATCCTCGACGACGCCCGGGCGCTCGCGGGCGGCCTGGCCGAGCGCGGCTACCGCGTCACCTCCGGCGGGACCGACACCCACCTGTTCCTCGCCGACGTGACGGGCAAGGGCCTGACGGGCGCCGAGGCCGAGGCGCGCGCCGACGCGGCCGGGATCGTCCTCAACAAGAACGCCATCCCCTTCGACCAGAACCCCCCGGCCATCGCGTCGGGCATCCGTGCCGGGACGGCCACGGTGGCCACCCAGGGCATGGGGCCGGGCGAGCTCGCGGCGGTCGCCGGTCTCATCGACCGGGCCTTCACCGGCTCCGACGACGACCGTGCGGCCGTCCGCGGCGAGATCGGCGACCTCGTCGCGCGGTTCCCCGTGTACCCCGAACCGGACGCGTAG
- a CDS encoding DUF1385 domain-containing protein: MSAETTGPAIDPVDLAPHYYGGQAVIEGVMMRGSDRWAVAVRRPDGDIWLECHHVSDAPTRRPWLKRPLVRGCYALVDSLSIGVKALGIAATQALEEEDRDAVGGATAGASLLLALALFVGIFIFLPSAGTKGVDALIGGVLGDGVWFHLIESVVRIAIFLAYLAAISLLPEIRRVFQYHGAEHKTIAAWEHGEVLEPGNVDRYSTLHVRCGTNFLIMVMLLAMVVYTVGGVLVPPPEGIGFLGGVLYHVALRVVLLPVVAGLAYEGLRLGAARGHNPIVRGLMKPGLWLQLITTKQPTPDQIEVAIRSFEAVVPREERAGRVPHTLDSVITLAPEGLEVHLTDATTRTDGEPLPEVPGPLPRAADDDPPRTG, translated from the coding sequence GTGAGCGCGGAGACGACCGGACCCGCGATCGACCCGGTGGACCTGGCCCCGCACTACTACGGGGGACAGGCGGTCATCGAGGGCGTGATGATGCGCGGCTCCGATCGGTGGGCGGTCGCCGTGCGCCGGCCGGACGGCGACATCTGGCTCGAGTGCCACCACGTTTCGGACGCGCCGACGCGGCGCCCGTGGCTGAAGCGTCCGCTCGTACGCGGCTGCTACGCCTTGGTCGATTCGTTGTCGATCGGGGTCAAGGCGCTCGGCATCGCCGCCACGCAAGCGCTGGAGGAGGAGGACCGCGACGCGGTCGGGGGCGCCACCGCCGGGGCCTCGCTGCTGCTCGCCCTCGCGCTGTTCGTCGGGATCTTCATCTTCCTGCCATCCGCCGGGACCAAGGGTGTGGACGCCCTGATCGGGGGCGTCCTCGGCGACGGCGTGTGGTTCCACCTCATCGAGTCGGTCGTCCGCATCGCGATCTTCCTGGCCTACCTCGCCGCGATCTCGCTGCTGCCCGAGATCCGGCGGGTGTTCCAGTACCACGGCGCCGAGCACAAGACCATCGCGGCATGGGAGCACGGCGAGGTGCTCGAACCCGGCAACGTGGACCGTTACTCCACCCTCCACGTCCGCTGCGGCACCAACTTCCTCATCATGGTGATGCTGCTCGCGATGGTGGTCTACACCGTGGGCGGGGTGCTCGTGCCGCCCCCGGAGGGCATCGGCTTCCTCGGCGGCGTGCTCTACCACGTCGCGCTGCGCGTGGTCCTGCTTCCCGTGGTCGCCGGCCTGGCCTACGAGGGGCTCCGCCTCGGTGCGGCACGTGGGCACAACCCGATCGTGCGGGGCCTGATGAAGCCGGGCCTGTGGCTGCAGCTGATCACCACCAAGCAGCCGACTCCCGACCAGATCGAGGTCGCGATCCGGTCCTTCGAGGCGGTGGTCCCGCGCGAGGAACGTGCGGGTCGCGTGCCGCACACGCTCGACAGCGTCATCACCCTCGCACCGGAGGGCCTCGAGGTGCACCTGACCGACGCCACCACCCGCACCGACGGCGAACCGCTGCCGGAGGTGCCCGGACCGCTGCCACGTGCGGCGGACGACGACCCCCCACGGACGGGCTGA
- a CDS encoding glycosyltransferase family 4 protein translates to MLAHLVVAATAALVTGLVTPLVARLARRLGAVDRPSDPRKVHTAAIPTLGGLAMLIGLLAAVGVAWLLPTFGDLFATTSEPVALLLGAVVISAIGVADDLFGLPATVKLAGQLLAALAVVVFGIQLVHFWVPGLQVVALSSDLGMVLTVVALVAMINAVNLIDGLDGLAAGVVGIAAVAFFIFTVRSTSTGLVESIPTAAPLLAAILAGLCVGFLVHNTHPARIFMGDTGSMLLGLLLGVAGVSYVGRTTAPSYVDFYGSVPLFIPALVLAVPFLDTAFAILRRLVRRQSITAADRGHLHHLLLAFGHSHRRAVLVLYYWSALLAVASVGPAFVPLAALAPWLLAAAVIGAAATVAGTRADRLEGSVDLVPDEQLPAADGSGGGA, encoded by the coding sequence GTGCTCGCCCACCTGGTGGTCGCGGCGACCGCAGCCCTCGTCACGGGGCTGGTCACACCGCTGGTCGCCAGGCTCGCGCGTCGCCTCGGGGCGGTGGATCGCCCGAGCGACCCCCGGAAGGTCCACACGGCCGCCATCCCCACCCTCGGCGGCCTGGCGATGCTGATCGGCCTGCTCGCCGCGGTCGGGGTCGCCTGGCTGCTGCCGACGTTCGGGGACCTGTTCGCCACCACCTCCGAGCCGGTGGCGCTGCTGCTCGGCGCCGTGGTGATCAGCGCGATCGGGGTGGCCGACGACCTGTTCGGGCTCCCGGCGACGGTCAAGCTCGCCGGTCAGCTGTTGGCGGCGCTCGCGGTCGTCGTCTTCGGTATCCAGCTGGTCCACTTCTGGGTGCCGGGGCTGCAGGTGGTCGCCCTGTCGTCGGACCTCGGGATGGTCCTGACGGTCGTGGCCCTCGTGGCGATGATCAACGCGGTCAACCTCATCGACGGTCTCGACGGGCTCGCGGCGGGGGTCGTGGGCATCGCGGCGGTCGCGTTCTTCATCTTCACGGTGCGGAGCACCTCGACGGGCCTCGTGGAGTCGATCCCGACCGCGGCGCCCCTGTTGGCGGCCATCCTCGCCGGCCTGTGTGTCGGCTTCCTGGTGCACAACACCCACCCGGCCCGCATCTTCATGGGCGACACCGGGTCGATGCTGCTCGGTCTGCTCCTGGGGGTCGCCGGCGTCAGCTACGTCGGTCGGACCACCGCACCCTCCTACGTGGACTTCTACGGGTCCGTGCCACTGTTCATCCCCGCGCTGGTGCTCGCCGTCCCGTTCCTGGACACCGCGTTCGCCATCCTGCGGCGCCTCGTGCGGCGGCAGTCCATCACCGCAGCCGACCGCGGCCACCTGCACCACCTGCTGCTCGCCTTCGGGCACTCCCACCGGCGTGCGGTCCTGGTCCTGTACTACTGGTCCGCGCTGCTGGCGGTCGCCTCCGTGGGGCCCGCGTTCGTGCCTCTGGCGGCCCTCGCCCCCTGGCTCCTGGCGGCCGCGGTGATCGGTGCCGCAGCGACGGTGGCGGGCACGAGGGCCGACCGTCTCGAGGGGTCGGTCGACCTCGTACCGGACGAGCAGCTGCCCGCCGCGGACGGCTCCGGCGGCGGCGCCTGA
- the atpE gene encoding ATP synthase F0 subunit C yields the protein MENLGNGLVYGLAAIGPGLGIGFLVGKAIESMARQPEAAGMIRTTMFLGIAFVEALALFGFVLAFII from the coding sequence ATGGAGAACCTGGGCAACGGCCTCGTCTACGGCCTCGCCGCGATCGGCCCCGGCCTCGGTATCGGCTTCCTGGTCGGTAAGGCCATCGAGTCGATGGCTCGCCAGCCCGAGGCCGCCGGCATGATCCGCACCACGATGTTCCTGGGCATCGCGTTCGTCGAGGCGCTCGCGCTGTTCGGCTTCGTGCTGGCCTTCATCATCTGA